One genomic segment of Danio aesculapii chromosome 15, fDanAes4.1, whole genome shotgun sequence includes these proteins:
- the LOC130241709 gene encoding inositol polyphosphate 5-phosphatase K-like, producing the protein MEEDLSRALNSVSLETKDGKMENFGLYVVTWNVATAEPPDDVNALLQLNSPKKPDLYVIGLQEVRAAPLKFVSDLAFEDSWSHLFMDTLAPLDYIKVSSIRMQGLLLLFFSKLEHVPFIRDIQVTYTRTGLYGYWGNKGGVTIRLSFYGHMLCFLNCHLTAHMNYASQRVDEFEHILDAQNFNTKNTPHVLDHKVVFWFGDLNFRIEDHGMLFVRNCITSQRFNLLWPKDQLTMMKQKEVILQKFEEGPLDFQPTYKFDLNSDNYDTSGKKRKPAWCDRILWRVKPKTSLTKDTTEEEPEKQQQEEREDEFPLKMTQEYYTSKMEYGISDHKPVIGIFRLELRKMYETPLVQLFAEGEWSADFDAVITYRLLQAFASSAWDWIGLYKVGFKSVSDYITYAWVKDDQVSFNEELFQVYMNKDEIPVLGGECVLCYYSSNLQCIVGISQPFKVQESRAAIEEGLVPENINGLDEALAS; encoded by the exons ATGGAGGAAGATTTGTCACGTGCTTTGAATTCTGTCAGTTTGGAGACGAAAGATGGCAAGATGGAGAATTTCGG GCTGTATGTGGTCACGTGGAATGTGGCCACAGCTGAGCCTCCAGATGATGTGAACGCTCTGCTTCAGCTCAACTCCCCAAAGAAACCTGACCTCTATGTGATTGG TCTGCAGGAGGTCAGGGCTGCGCCTCTGAAGTTTGTGTCAGATTTGGCCTTTGAGGACTCCTGGAGTCACCTCTTCATGGACACTCTCGCCCCGTTGGATTATATAAAG GTGTCCTCCATCCGGATGCAGGGTCTACTTTTGCTTTTCTTTTCCAAACTGGAGCACGTTCCCTTCATCAGAGACATTCAGGTCACTTACACCCGCACAGGACTCTACGGCTACTGg GGTAATAAAGGAGGAGTGACCATCCGTCTGTCCTTCTACGGGCACATGCTGTGTTTCCTGAACTGCCACCTGACGGCCCACATGAACTACGCCTCTCAGAGAGTCGATGAGTTTGAGCATATTCTAGACGCTCAGAACTTTAACACCAAAAATACGCCGCACGTTTTGGACCACAa GGTGGTGTTCTGGTTCGGGGACCTGAATTTTCGTATCGAGGACCATGGTATGCTCTTTGTAAGGAACTGCATCACCAGCCAGCGTTTCAATCTGCTTTGGCCTAAAGATCAG CTCACCATGATGAAACAGAAGGAAGTTATTTTGCAGAAGTTTGAAGAGGGACCGCTGGACTTTCAGCCCACCTACAAATTTGACTTGAACTCAGACAACTATGACACAAG TGGTAAGAAACGCAAACCTGCGTGGTGTGACAGGATTCTCTGGAGAGTAAAGCCCAAAACCTCATTGACAAAAGATACCACTGAAGAAGAGCCAGAAAAACAACAGCAGGAGGAACGTGAGGACGAGTTTCCCCTGAAAATGACCCAAGAGTATTACACAAGTAAAATGGAGTATGGCATTAGTGACCATAAGCCTGTCATCGGCATCTTCCGCTTGGAG TTGAGAAAGATGTACGAGACACCACTGGTTCAGCTGTTTGCTGAAGGAGAGTGGAGTGCAGACTTTGACGCAGTTATAACCTACAGGCTTCTTCAGGCCTTCGCCTCCAGCGCCTGGGACTGGATTGGGTTATATAAG GTTGGCTTTAAGAGTGTTTCTGACTACATCACGTATGCATGGGTGAAGGATGACCAGGTGTCTTTCAATGAGGAGCTCTTTCAG GTTTATATGAACAAAGATGAAATTCCAGTTCTGGGGggagagtgtgtgctgtgttaTTACAGCAGCAACCTGCAGTGTATTGTGGGAATAAGTCAACCTTTCAAG GTGCAGGAATCCAGAGCGGCGATTGAAGAGGGTTTAGTGCCTGAAAATATCAATGGCCTTGATGAAGCTCTAGCCAGTTAA